In Conger conger chromosome 12, fConCon1.1, whole genome shotgun sequence, one DNA window encodes the following:
- the LOC133142261 gene encoding TATA box-binding protein-associated factor, RNA polymerase I, subunit C-like isoform X1 has product MTGMDGNKFPHQLFPSFYNTGPPNAKSNVKSGSWGLYNQAFEVNHCLSESDPGQLADWKFDTQCKVKGETWKAVEPMPVPLMAPSKAHGSASGPVPSAADFPEHMQNFYLENYEDAFSTMSSVLGEHFHFGERRLRASAKKNTVHMSRMKHFLSTVNYRRCPLTYFGKGARRYMNLLDDVIHDIPPFLLAELLREELLLQSERAQFNEVATGGALGYFPVRVSNGSQEGCLVFPEETSLKFHKVVLDFDEAQVPRLRTGNSPPLVTELSGAVRQISVGDMQENVHVGVRSDYHCGVWLASPQRRVMPLETIRTERVATCICVSPHIPGELLVASENGAVYLWTVGKGLSKIREEEENLYFNAQSSWRWCDFSAHPKVIQFTDRTGMELTDTRSSDKCSYTLFRIGETPNCKSGERVILSKYLNDVNAYHHLVTTQHSAYIMDERLPCLPMLKWDHMLVDPPLFTQVLAGSPQGRTNKVLLGSQRSQELMFLQYSGGEEAACRSMGPPLKLPCLADGLGSLRLHVPHRLQQARDRLGEPTAGFTAIHHNKTEECLCVLQLSETGDIFYQTLTLQPAQDSTDTQQPRDSTGGDEEHSVTTDISNASHNSGRCSGGVSTSEGVGTSRCDVELISDDEHIARISNTEMPSRDECSANQTGSSLRQDPMKIQVVSKEVPSKWDWWLKALFESPRPTSEGVLSHWTMKTKGLISCQAPGRNPPEEDQLRRLREDLQEAMKRKDVLVHGETRLRRLDAVPLPDPVATADWSDNLSQRLSVSWGGRWKSWWEDKLGMNRQEKVAALRRKRQRQKRARAHWRVGLSESFASSLSLQSDLDNLSGWSSGPNSQGACSDVESISTNPSVPDAFPLPERAKVSSTQESRCEVSPLATLETADGLPDRLQPTPRKARRPEKDYLSSLFGSRGPSEGHEDSGLPPLLASCSQGSAISLSQRNPCVAASNKGSTSSQPRKKRPRMGF; this is encoded by the exons ATGACCGGCATGGATGGTAACAAATTCCCACATCAGCTATTTCCCAGTTTTTACAACACCGGGCCTCCGAACGCAAAATCTAATGTCAAATCTGGAAGCTGGGGACTCTACAATCAGGCGTTTGAAGTCAATCACTGCCTGTCGGAG AGTGATCCTGGGCAGTTGGCTGACTGGAAGTTTGATACTCAGTGCAAAGTGAAGGGAGAGACATGGAAGGCAGTAGAACCTATGCCTGTTCCTTTGATGGCACCGAGTAAAG CACACGGGAGTGCTTCTGGTCCTGTCCCATCTGCAGCAGACTTCCCAGAACAT ATGCAGAACTTTTACTTGGAGAACTATGAGGATGCCTTCAGCACTATGAGCAGTGTTCTTGGAGAACACTTCCATTTTGGAGAGAGAAGGTTACGG GCATCTGCAAAGAAGAATACTGTCCACATGAGCAGGATGAAACATTTTCTAAGTACAGTGAATTATAGAAG GTGTCCATTAACATACTTTGGAAAGGGAGCCAGACGCTACATGAATCTGCTTGATGACGTCATCCACGACATCCCACCTTTTCTCTTGGCTGAATTACTCCGCGAAGAGTTGCTGCTGCAGTCGGAGCGCGCGCAGTTCAACGAAGTGGCCACCGGGGGTGCTCTAGGATACTTTCCGGTCCGAGTGTCCAACGGCTCTCAGGAGGGCTGTCTCGTGTTTCCAGAAGAAACCTCCCTCA AATTCCACAAGGTGGTGCTGGACTTTGACGAAGCTCAGGTTCCCCGGCTCCGCACAGGCAATTCTCCGCCTCTCGTCACCGAGCTCAGTGGCGCAGTACGACAGATCAGTGTCGGCGACATGCAAGAAAACG TCCACGTGGGTGTGCGCTCGGACTACCACTGTGGCGTCTGGCTGGCCTCCCCCCAGAGGAGAGTGATGCCTCTGGAGACCATCCGGACAGAGCGGGTTGCCACGTGCATCTGCGTCAG TCCCCATATCCCTGGAGAGCTGCTGGTGGCGAGTGAGAATGGAGCGGTCTATCTCTGGACTGTAGGAAAGGG CTTGTCGAAAATCCGTGAAGAAGAGGAAAACCTGTACTTTAATGCCCAGTCCTCATGGCGATGGTGTGACTTCTCTGCCCACCCAAAAGTGATTCAGTTCACTGACCGAACCGGAATGGAGCTTACAGACACCAGG TCCTCAGACAAGTGCAGCTACACTCTATTTCGCATTGGAGAAACTCCCAACTGCAAGAGTGGGGAGAGGGTGATCTTGTCCAAGTACCTGAATGACGTCAATGCTTATCACCACCTCGTCACCACTCAG CATTCTGCTTACATCATGGACGAGCGCCTTCCCTGTCTGCCCATGCTCAAGTGGGACCACATGCTGGTGGATCCGCCCCTGTTCACCCAAGTCCTGGCTGGCTCGCCACAGGGCAGAACCAACAAAGTGCTACTGGGTTCCCAGCGATCCCAGGAGCTGATGTTCCTGCAGTACTCTG GAGGTGAAGAAGCGGCCTGCCGTTCTATGGGACCTCCACTGAAACTGCCCTGCCTGGCTGATGGCCTGGGCAGCCTCCGCCTCCATGTTCCCCACAGACTCCAGCAGGCACGGGACCGGCTGGGGGAGCCCACTGCCG GTTTTACAGCCATACACCACAACAAGACTgaggagtgtctgtgtgtgctgcagctcTCTGAAACTGGGGACATTTTTTACCAAACTCTGACACTCCAACCAGCCCaggacagcacagacacacaacaaccAAGGGATTCCACAGGGGGTGATGAGGAACACAGTGTGACCACAGATATCTCAAATGCTTCGCACAACAGTGGACGATGTTCTGGAGGTGTATCCACGAGTGAGGGAGTTGGAACCTCTCGCTGTGACGTGGAGCTTATCAGTGATGATGAGCATATAGCTAGAATTTCCAATACTGAGATGCCCAGTAGGGACGAGTGTTCTGCCAATCAGACAGGCTCCAGTCTCAGACAAGACCCGATGAAGATACAGGTGgtcagcaaggaggtcccgTCGAAGTGGGACTGGTGGCTGAAGGCTCTTTTCGAGAGTCCGAGGCCCACCTCAGAAGGAGTCCTCTCCCATTGGACCATGAAAACCAAAGGCCTCATCTCCTGTCAGGCTCCCGGGAGAAACCCTCCAGAGGAAGACCAGCTCCGGAGATTGAGGGAGGATTTGCAGGAAGCGATGAAGAGGAAGGACGTGCTGGTGCACGGTGAAACGCGCCTGCGACGTCTCGACGCGGTCCCCCTGCCCGACCCCGTCGCCACCGCCGACTGGAGCGACAACTTGAGCCAGAGGCTGTCGGTGTCCTGGGGAGGACGCTGGAAGAGCTGGTGGGAGGACAAACTGGGGATGAACCGGCAGGAGAAGGTGGCAGCCCTGCGCAGGAAGCGGCAGCGGCAGAAACGGGCCCGGGCCCACTGGCGGGTCGGCCTGTCCGAGAGCTTCGCCTCCTCCCTCAGCCTCCAGTCCGACCTGGACAACCTGTCGGGCTGGTCCTCGGGCCCCAACAGCCAGGGCGCCTGCTCGGATGTGGAGAGCATCTCCACTAATCCCTCCGTCCCCGACGCCTTCCCGCTGCCCGAAAGGGCCAAGGTGTCGTCGACCCAAGAGAGCAGGTGTGAGGTTTCGCCGCTTGCCACGCTGGAAACGGCGGACGGCCTTCCTGACCGGTTACAGCCGACACCCAGGAAGGCCAGAAGGCCAGAGAAGGACTACCTCAGCTCCTTGTTTGGGTCTCGGGGACCGTCGGAGGGGCACGAGGATAGCGGACTGCCACCGCTTCTCGCGTCCTGCTCTCAGGGCTCTGCCATTTCCCTGTCCCAGAGGAACCCCTGTGTGGCTGCGTCTAACAAGGGTTCCACGTCCTCGCAGCCCCGAAAGAAAAGGCCACGAATGGGCTTCTGA